The Pseudomonas graminis region CGGCGCCACCCGCTTCCTTGATGTACTCCTGGACCATGATGTCCTGCTTCAGACCCATGAAGGCCTCGATTACGGATTCAGCCGCCGTCGCGGTTTCGCACAACACCACGCCAATGCCTTGCGTACCTTCGAGCACTTTGATGACCAGGGGCGCGCCGTTGACCATTTGAATCAGGTCTGGGATGTCATCCGGTGAGTGAGCGAAGCCGGTGACGGGCAAACCGATACCCCGACGCGACAACAACTGCAGCGAGCGCAATTTGTCGCGCGATCGTGCGATCGCGACGGATTCATTGAGCGGGAACACGCCCATCATCTCAAACTGACGCAGCACGGCGCAGCCGTAGAAGGTCACGGAGGCGCCAATGCGAGGTATCACCGCATCAAAGCCTTCCAGGGGTTTTCCTCGGTAGTGGATCTGCGGCTTATGACTGGCGATGTTCATATAGGCGCGCAGGGTATCGACCACCACGACCTCGTGGCCGCGCTGAATGCCAGCTTCGACCAGACGACGAGTTGAATACAGACGCGGGTTTCGCGAAAGCACAGCGATCTTCATGCAGCACCTGTGGCAGAGAGATTTGAAGCCGGGAACACCGGCTTGTCCTGAATATAAGTAACACCCGGATTGACCACCAACTGGCCATCAATCAGGGCTTTGGAGCCCAGCAGCAACCGGTAGCGCATGGCCTTGCGGCAGGCCAGCGTGAATTCCACTGGCCAGACCCGATCCCCCAGCGCCAGTGTCGTACGAATGACATAGCGAACCTGAGCGTGGCCGTTGGAGCTTTTGATGGTTTTCATCGCCACCAGTTGAGCCTCGCAGCGACGATGACGCAGCTGCACCACCGTCCCCAGATGCGCATTGAAGCGCACCCATTTTTCGCCGTCCCGTTCGAACGGTTCTATTTCTGTCGCGTGCAGACTGGACGTGCTGGCCCCGGTGTCGATTTTCGCGCGCAACCCGGCGACTCCCAGATGGGGCAAAGCCACCCATTCGCGGAGGCCGATAACTGTCAGATGGTCAAATGTTTTCAAAGCGGTTCCGTTCGTTTACACGTTCTGCCAGGCGGCGGCATCGATATGCGCCAACGCCTGGAATGCTGGCTTGGCGAACCAGTAGCCTTGCATCAGGTAAATGCCGCAGTCGGCGAGGAAATCCCGTTCGCCTGCATGTTCAATGCCTTCGGCGATCACTGTAACGCCCAGGTCCGCACACATTGTGACAATGCCGCGCACGATGGCCTGCCGTGCGGGGTCGAGATGAACATTGCGCACCAGCGCCATATCTAGCTTGATCAAGTCAGGCTGAAAGTCGGCAAGAAGGGTCAGTCCCGAGTGCCCGGCGCCAAAGTCGTCGATGGCGGTCTTGAAGCCAAACTGGCGGTATTGGCGAAGAATGTTGGTCAGGTGGCTGTTGTTGCAAATGTGCTCGGTTTCGACGGTTTCAAAGATCAGTCGGTCCAGCGGAAAGTTGTGGGCCCGGGCGGCTTCCAGGGTGCTGCGAATGCACAGTTCGGGGCGATAAACCGCATTCGGCAGGAAGTTGATCGACAGGTATTCGTCC contains the following coding sequences:
- a CDS encoding ATP-dependent zinc protease family protein — encoded protein: MGVAGLRAKIDTGASTSSLHATEIEPFERDGEKWVRFNAHLGTVVQLRHRRCEAQLVAMKTIKSSNGHAQVRYVIRTTLALGDRVWPVEFTLACRKAMRYRLLLGSKALIDGQLVVNPGVTYIQDKPVFPASNLSATGAA
- the rimK gene encoding 30S ribosomal protein S6--L-glutamate ligase gives rise to the protein MKIAVLSRNPRLYSTRRLVEAGIQRGHEVVVVDTLRAYMNIASHKPQIHYRGKPLEGFDAVIPRIGASVTFYGCAVLRQFEMMGVFPLNESVAIARSRDKLRSLQLLSRRGIGLPVTGFAHSPDDIPDLIQMVNGAPLVIKVLEGTQGIGVVLCETATAAESVIEAFMGLKQDIMVQEYIKEAGGADIRCFVVGDKVIASMKRQAKPGEFRSNLHRGGTASLIKITPEERMTAIRAAKVMGLSVAGVDILRSNHGPLVMEVNSSPGLEGIETTTGKDVAGIIIEYIEKNGGPHMTRTKGKG
- a CDS encoding EAL domain-containing protein, which encodes MTDFPTSLTGGCQGCKESSALDFEFEFAYQPIVDVRDHSVFAHEALVRGVNGEGALSVLNRVDDTNRYRFDQLCRTRAISTAARLGMDEYLSINFLPNAVYRPELCIRSTLEAARAHNFPLDRLIFETVETEHICNNSHLTNILRQYRQFGFKTAIDDFGAGHSGLTLLADFQPDLIKLDMALVRNVHLDPARQAIVRGIVTMCADLGVTVIAEGIEHAGERDFLADCGIYLMQGYWFAKPAFQALAHIDAAAWQNV